One stretch of Cohnella algarum DNA includes these proteins:
- a CDS encoding creatininase family protein, translated as MEWTKMTAETAEAALARHPVALLPMGAVEAHGAHLPLGTDNLLAEGVARMVAERLDHALILPTIGYGQVWSLRDFPGTLSVSNEVLIGLIADIGRSLYRQGVKVLAIINGHVGNQVAMKEAARVLYEECPLKVLYLTYPGVGGVISEVIESERAHPSYFHACEIETSYMLYVAPEQVDMAKAVNDPPTFPPEFEVMNVPWREVTRTGVLGDATLATAAKGKAIIDKAVDNIVALIRKVEGDL; from the coding sequence ATGGAATGGACGAAAATGACGGCGGAAACGGCCGAGGCGGCGCTGGCCCGCCATCCGGTCGCGCTGCTGCCGATGGGAGCGGTCGAAGCGCACGGCGCGCATCTGCCGCTCGGCACGGACAACTTGCTCGCCGAAGGCGTAGCCCGCATGGTGGCGGAGCGGCTGGACCATGCGCTCATCCTGCCGACGATCGGATACGGGCAGGTTTGGTCGCTGCGCGATTTTCCGGGCACCTTGTCCGTTTCCAACGAGGTGCTGATCGGCTTGATCGCCGACATCGGGCGCAGCTTGTACCGCCAGGGCGTGAAGGTGCTCGCGATCATCAACGGCCACGTCGGCAACCAGGTCGCCATGAAGGAGGCAGCCCGCGTCTTGTACGAGGAATGCCCGCTGAAGGTGCTGTACCTGACATATCCGGGCGTCGGCGGCGTCATCTCCGAGGTCATCGAGTCGGAGCGGGCGCACCCGTCTTATTTTCATGCCTGCGAGATCGAGACCTCCTATATGCTGTACGTGGCGCCCGAGCAGGTCGACATGGCGAAGGCCGTGAACGACCCGCCGACGTTTCCCCCCGAGTTCGAGGTGATGAACGTGCCGTGGCGGGAAGTGACCCGTACCGGCGTGCTCGGAGACGCGACGCTGGCCACCGCCGCAAAAGGAAAAGCGATCATCGACAAGGCCGTCGACAACATCGTGGCGCTCATTCGGAAGGTAGAGGGGGATTTATAA
- a CDS encoding KDGP aldolase: protein MYNVTSIQKLGKIGDRLLFNFLALDKRNAEEVMEASGGYAVPGIVSTDFATPEEASARVAQLKEAAPIVSVGLGGGGDTSMWRKVLDIGLASDPGHINQPFHTASYAQGMFDKAGVAQYVNALIAPTGQKGVVRLANGSEIDVDALLELAAMMNVVSIKVMPVKGLDHLDELVYIAQAAARRGIYGIEPAGGIHAGNVRELVAALLRTDIPFVMPHIFGNTIDPGSGRTLPEKVEEIVKPFR from the coding sequence ATTTATAACGTGACATCGATTCAAAAGTTGGGGAAAATCGGAGACCGGCTGCTGTTCAACTTCCTTGCTCTCGACAAACGTAATGCAGAAGAAGTAATGGAGGCTTCCGGCGGCTATGCCGTGCCGGGTATCGTCTCTACGGACTTCGCCACGCCCGAGGAGGCGTCCGCGCGTGTCGCGCAGCTGAAAGAAGCGGCACCGATCGTCAGCGTAGGGCTTGGCGGCGGGGGAGACACGTCCATGTGGCGCAAGGTGCTGGATATCGGTCTCGCGTCCGATCCGGGGCATATCAACCAGCCGTTTCATACGGCTTCCTATGCGCAGGGCATGTTCGACAAGGCGGGAGTCGCCCAGTACGTCAACGCCCTGATCGCCCCGACCGGCCAAAAGGGAGTCGTACGGCTCGCAAACGGAAGCGAAATCGATGTCGACGCGCTGCTGGAGCTGGCGGCGATGATGAACGTCGTTTCGATCAAGGTGATGCCGGTCAAAGGGCTGGATCATCTGGACGAGCTCGTTTATATCGCCCAGGCCGCCGCGCGGCGGGGCATTTACGGCATCGAGCCGGCCGGCGGCATTCATGCCGGCAATGTCCGCGAGCTTGTCGCGGCGCTGCTCCGCACGGACATCCCTTTTGTGATGCCGCATATTTTCGGCAATACGATCGATCCGGGTTCGGGCCGAACCCTGCCGGAAAAGGTCGAAGAGATCGTGAAGCCGTTTCGGTAA
- a CDS encoding methyl-accepting chemotaxis protein, whose amino-acid sequence MPNPQRGKDLTIQMNIVEAVIQCMPYIRQMIREDVAISVMDHEKLLYHSDGESLKIGAKAGDALIEEARDFKGLNGGKVKTMVHMPEEVLGFPFDIVYIPILDENEEVVAVISVDYSMENQSKLASLMEETENTVSSLLSGIQQVAAHSEELSATSEEILRNSKHAVQNSEGITNVTSVIREISDQTNLLGLNAAIEAARVGELGAGFEVVAKEVRKLSVSTKEATAEIENSLGFVQQSIKQMESEISQIANASRDQAELVAQFMSGIEQLNETNRKLKEFFEKLVSKS is encoded by the coding sequence ATGCCAAATCCGCAGCGAGGAAAGGACTTGACCATCCAGATGAACATTGTCGAAGCCGTCATTCAATGCATGCCTTATATCCGTCAAATGATCCGCGAAGATGTGGCGATCAGCGTCATGGACCACGAGAAGTTGCTTTATCACAGCGACGGCGAAAGTTTGAAAATCGGCGCGAAGGCCGGGGACGCTCTCATTGAGGAAGCCCGGGATTTCAAGGGCCTGAACGGCGGAAAAGTCAAAACGATGGTTCACATGCCCGAGGAGGTGCTCGGGTTTCCTTTCGATATCGTGTACATTCCGATATTGGACGAGAACGAAGAAGTCGTCGCCGTCATCAGCGTCGACTACAGCATGGAGAACCAAAGCAAGCTTGCTTCGCTTATGGAGGAAACCGAAAACACCGTTTCCAGCCTGCTGAGCGGCATCCAGCAAGTTGCCGCCCATTCGGAAGAGCTTTCCGCCACGTCAGAGGAAATTTTGCGCAATTCGAAGCATGCCGTGCAAAATTCGGAAGGCATCACGAACGTCACGAGCGTGATCCGGGAAATTTCGGATCAGACGAATCTGCTCGGACTGAACGCGGCCATCGAAGCGGCGCGCGTCGGCGAGCTCGGCGCCGGGTTCGAGGTCGTAGCCAAGGAAGTTCGCAAACTGTCCGTCAGCACCAAGGAGGCAACGGCCGAAATCGAAAATTCGCTCGGCTTCGTTCAGCAATCCATCAAGCAAATGGAGTCCGAAATTTCCCAGATCGCGAACGCCTCCCGCGACCAGGCCGAGCTCGTCGCCCAATTCATGTCGGGCATCGAGCAGTTGAACGAGACGAACCGGAAGCTGAAAGAATTTTTCGAAAAACTCGTTTCCAAAAGCTGA
- the rnhA gene encoding ribonuclease H, whose protein sequence is MAKSKFYVVWAGRNPGIYASWPECRKQIEKFEDARYKSYESRAEAEKAFKEGWKKHWGQGKPAKSAPRGPAAASASEEIDYDSISVDVGTRGNPGPVEYKGVDTRTGETLFAYGPIAKGTNNIGEFLAIVHALAYLQKTGSVKTVYSDSVNAIKWIKEKKVSTTLPRDESTEEIWRLIDRAESWLRTNAYPNKIKKWQTKQWGEIKADYGRK, encoded by the coding sequence ATGGCAAAGTCGAAATTTTACGTCGTATGGGCCGGCCGGAATCCGGGGATCTATGCGAGCTGGCCCGAATGCCGGAAGCAAATCGAGAAATTCGAGGACGCCAGGTACAAATCTTATGAATCGAGGGCGGAAGCCGAGAAGGCGTTCAAGGAAGGCTGGAAAAAGCATTGGGGCCAAGGCAAGCCGGCGAAAAGCGCCCCGCGCGGCCCGGCCGCCGCTTCGGCTTCGGAAGAAATCGACTATGACAGCATTTCCGTCGATGTGGGCACCCGCGGCAATCCCGGCCCGGTCGAATATAAAGGGGTCGACACGCGAACGGGAGAAACGCTGTTCGCCTACGGCCCGATCGCGAAGGGGACGAACAATATCGGCGAGTTTCTGGCGATCGTTCACGCGCTGGCTTATTTGCAGAAGACGGGCAGCGTCAAAACGGTGTATAGCGACTCGGTGAACGCGATCAAATGGATCAAGGAAAAAAAGGTGTCCACGACGCTTCCGCGCGACGAGTCGACCGAGGAGATTTGGCGGCTGATCGACCGCGCCGAGTCGTGGCTCAGGACGAATGCCTATCCGAACAAGATCAAAAAGTGGCAAACGAAGCAGTGGGGAGAAATCAAGGCCGATTACGGAAGGAAATAA
- a CDS encoding VOC family protein produces the protein MTAWKREGYRSVTPYLIANEADRLIDFMKETFGAELLERHADENGVVRHASCRIGDSIVELGGSGDEKFPSMRNALHVYVEDADAAYDRAIRAGARSLYTPQDHDYGERSGGVEDPFGNHWYIATWTNNG, from the coding sequence ATGACGGCATGGAAGAGGGAAGGGTATCGCAGCGTCACCCCGTATCTGATCGCGAACGAGGCGGATCGTCTGATCGATTTTATGAAGGAAACGTTCGGCGCGGAATTGCTCGAACGACACGCCGACGAGAACGGCGTCGTCCGCCATGCGTCTTGCAGGATCGGAGATTCCATCGTCGAGCTGGGCGGAAGCGGCGACGAGAAGTTTCCGTCGATGCGCAACGCGCTTCACGTCTACGTGGAGGATGCGGATGCGGCATACGACCGGGCGATCCGGGCGGGAGCGAGGTCCCTGTACACGCCCCAGGATCACGATTACGGCGAACGTTCGGGCGGCGTCGAAGATCCGTTCGGGAACCATTGGTATATCGCGACATGGACAAATAACGGATAA
- a CDS encoding GbsR/MarR family transcriptional regulator, with translation MNEYDDLPPELVLRLKKARERVIDSIGKNMDLYGITLSIGHLYGHMYFSSGPVTLDELSKKMEMSKTSMSTGVRTLVDLKMIDKVWGKGSRKDFYEATPDWYQNFSDYFSIKWRKAVEGNTNALNRSLAELRALRAENEDNAPLSAYIEQDEAKIIEALKYYRWLLRFIETLETGKIFELVPKEPEP, from the coding sequence ATGAACGAATATGACGATCTGCCGCCGGAGCTTGTCCTCAGATTGAAGAAAGCCCGCGAGCGCGTGATCGATTCCATAGGCAAAAACATGGACTTGTACGGAATTACGCTATCCATCGGGCATTTATACGGGCATATGTACTTCAGCAGCGGTCCGGTCACGCTGGACGAACTGAGCAAAAAGATGGAAATGAGCAAAACGTCGATGAGCACCGGCGTTCGCACGCTGGTCGACCTGAAAATGATCGATAAAGTGTGGGGAAAGGGCTCCCGGAAGGATTTTTACGAGGCGACGCCGGATTGGTACCAGAACTTCTCGGATTACTTCTCCATCAAATGGCGCAAGGCGGTGGAAGGCAATACAAACGCGCTGAACAGATCGCTCGCCGAGCTTCGGGCGCTTCGGGCGGAAAACGAAGACAACGCGCCGTTGTCCGCCTATATCGAACAGGATGAAGCCAAAATCATCGAGGCTTTGAAATATTACCGCTGGCTGCTTCGATTCATCGAAACGCTGGAAACCGGGAAAATATTCGAGCTTGTCCCGAAGGAGCCGGAACCGTAA
- a CDS encoding quaternary amine ABC transporter ATP-binding protein, protein MPIIEVKHLTKIFGQDPKRALAMLDQGRSKSDILKETKMTVGVNKAEFAIEQGEIFVIMGLSGSGKSTLVRLLNRLIEPTAGHILFNGTDVVRMNPAQLRQYRRKNIGMVFQKFALFPHRTVLENAEYGLEVQGIDKKKRKELAMEALKLVGLEGWENKRPDELSGGMQQRVGLARGLANDPDILLMDEAFSALDPLIRKDMQHELLELQSKMKKTIVFITHDLDEALRIGDRIALMKDGVIVQIGTPEEILTQPANQYVQRFVEDVDMSKVLTASHIMYKAETIAPERGPRVALQLMRDSEVSTLYVVDKEKRLLGLVTADEASRALKENLPLEDVMERDVPKVTPDAHLNEFFELMAETRLPVAVVDDNLKLKGVIIKGAVLSALAGNTIPEAGGAR, encoded by the coding sequence ATGCCGATCATTGAAGTGAAGCACTTGACCAAAATTTTCGGACAGGATCCGAAAAGGGCTTTGGCGATGCTCGACCAGGGGCGGTCGAAATCCGACATCTTAAAAGAAACGAAAATGACGGTCGGGGTCAACAAGGCGGAGTTCGCGATCGAACAGGGCGAAATCTTTGTCATCATGGGCCTTTCGGGGAGCGGCAAATCGACGCTGGTTCGGCTGCTGAATCGGTTGATCGAACCGACGGCCGGGCATATTCTGTTCAATGGAACGGACGTCGTCAGGATGAATCCGGCTCAATTGCGCCAGTATCGGAGAAAAAACATCGGCATGGTGTTTCAGAAGTTCGCCTTGTTCCCGCATCGGACCGTGCTTGAAAACGCGGAGTACGGCCTCGAAGTGCAGGGAATAGATAAGAAGAAACGGAAAGAGCTTGCCATGGAGGCTTTGAAGCTGGTCGGCCTGGAAGGCTGGGAAAACAAGCGCCCGGACGAGCTGAGCGGCGGAATGCAGCAGCGGGTCGGGCTCGCGAGAGGGCTTGCCAACGATCCGGACATTTTGCTGATGGACGAAGCGTTCAGCGCGCTCGATCCGCTTATCCGCAAGGATATGCAGCACGAGCTGCTGGAGCTCCAGTCCAAAATGAAAAAGACGATCGTCTTCATTACGCACGATCTGGACGAAGCCTTGCGGATCGGAGACCGGATCGCCTTGATGAAGGACGGCGTCATCGTGCAGATCGGCACGCCGGAGGAAATTTTGACGCAGCCGGCCAACCAGTACGTGCAACGGTTCGTGGAGGACGTCGATATGTCGAAGGTGCTGACGGCCTCCCACATTATGTACAAGGCCGAAACGATCGCGCCGGAGCGCGGGCCGCGCGTCGCCCTGCAGCTGATGCGCGACAGCGAGGTGTCCACGCTGTACGTGGTGGATAAGGAAAAGAGGCTGCTGGGCCTCGTCACGGCGGACGAAGCGTCGCGGGCGCTGAAGGAGAACTTGCCGCTGGAGGACGTCATGGAACGCGACGTGCCCAAGGTGACGCCGGACGCCCACTTGAACGAGTTTTTCGAGCTGATGGCGGAGACGAGACTGCCGGTCGCGGTCGTCGACGACAACCTGAAGCTTAAAGGAGTCATCATTAAAGGAGCCGTGCTGTCCGCCCTCGCGGGCAATACGATTCCGGAAGCGGGAGGTGCACGATGA
- a CDS encoding ABC transporter permease produces MNIAKLPLGDWVESVEDWLTGNFGPFFDVINSIIQGIVDGFLSVLLSVPALVLILLITALSYWIGKWKLAAFSLIGLLLIWNLELWEPSMQSLSLVLTASLLSLVFGVPIGILCARSNGARNVVTPILDFMQTMPAFVYLLPAVTFFSLGVVPGVIASVIFAIPPTIRLTNLGIRQVPADLVEAADAFGSTPAQKLFKLQLPIAMPSIMAGINQTIMLALSMVVISSMIGAQGVGALVYRAVTQAKTGVGFEAGIAIVIMAILLDRLTQNAFRKKS; encoded by the coding sequence ATGAATATCGCGAAGCTGCCTCTCGGCGATTGGGTGGAAAGCGTAGAAGATTGGCTGACGGGGAATTTCGGCCCTTTTTTCGATGTAATCAATTCGATTATCCAGGGGATCGTGGACGGATTTCTGTCCGTGCTGCTGTCGGTTCCCGCCCTCGTGTTGATTCTGCTTATAACGGCTTTATCCTACTGGATCGGCAAATGGAAGCTGGCGGCGTTTTCGTTGATCGGACTGCTGCTCATCTGGAACCTGGAGCTGTGGGAGCCGTCCATGCAATCGCTGTCGCTCGTGCTGACCGCGTCGCTGCTGTCGCTCGTGTTCGGGGTGCCGATCGGCATTTTGTGCGCCCGGAGCAACGGCGCGCGCAACGTCGTGACGCCGATTCTGGACTTCATGCAAACGATGCCCGCGTTCGTCTATTTGCTGCCGGCGGTTACGTTCTTCTCGCTCGGCGTCGTGCCGGGGGTTATCGCTTCGGTCATCTTCGCGATTCCGCCGACGATCCGGCTGACGAACCTCGGGATCCGGCAAGTTCCGGCCGATCTGGTAGAAGCGGCGGACGCGTTCGGCTCGACGCCGGCGCAGAAGCTGTTCAAGCTGCAGCTGCCGATCGCCATGCCCTCGATCATGGCGGGCATCAACCAGACGATTATGCTGGCGCTGTCCATGGTCGTCATCTCCTCGATGATCGGCGCGCAAGGCGTCGGGGCGCTCGTCTATCGGGCGGTTACCCAGGCCAAGACGGGCGTCGGATTCGAGGCGGGGATCGCGATCGTCATTATGGCGATCTTGCTCGACCGCCTGACGCAAAACGCGTTCCGAAAAAAATCCTGA
- a CDS encoding glycine betaine ABC transporter substrate-binding protein — MKKWLSLLSVIVVVAVAAACSNSGSGGGDAKSIKLAYVAWDSEIASTNVVKEVLESKLGYTVEMLQVDAGPMWTGIADGSADAMVAAWLPSTHASYMETYAEDIVDLGPNLDGTKTGLTVPAYMDISSIEDLKNADTVAALDGKIIGIEPGAGIMMATEKALEDYALSDYTLVESSSAAMAQELKKAYDNEQPIVVTGWTPHWMFGSMELKYLEDPKGVYGGAEQIHTIARQGLEEDKPDAYTFLDQFQWTPDDMASVMVAIQEGKSPEEAAKEWVETNGGKVDAWIQGIEQ, encoded by the coding sequence TTGAAAAAATGGTTGTCTTTATTGTCGGTTATCGTCGTCGTCGCGGTCGCGGCCGCTTGTTCGAATTCCGGATCGGGAGGCGGGGACGCGAAGTCGATCAAGCTGGCTTACGTCGCCTGGGACTCGGAAATCGCGAGCACCAACGTCGTAAAGGAAGTGCTGGAATCGAAGCTCGGCTATACGGTGGAAATGCTGCAGGTCGACGCGGGCCCGATGTGGACCGGCATCGCCGACGGCAGCGCGGACGCGATGGTTGCCGCATGGCTGCCGAGCACGCATGCCTCCTATATGGAAACCTACGCGGAAGACATCGTTGACCTTGGTCCGAACCTGGACGGCACGAAGACGGGGCTGACCGTTCCGGCCTATATGGACATCTCGTCGATCGAAGATTTGAAAAACGCCGATACGGTCGCCGCGCTGGACGGCAAAATTATCGGGATCGAGCCCGGCGCCGGCATTATGATGGCGACGGAGAAGGCGCTCGAGGATTACGCTTTGAGCGACTATACGCTGGTCGAAAGCTCGTCGGCCGCCATGGCGCAGGAACTGAAAAAGGCGTACGACAACGAGCAGCCGATCGTCGTCACCGGCTGGACGCCGCACTGGATGTTCGGGTCGATGGAGCTGAAGTACCTGGAAGACCCGAAGGGCGTATACGGCGGCGCCGAGCAAATTCATACGATCGCGCGCCAAGGCCTCGAGGAAGACAAGCCGGATGCCTATACGTTCCTGGATCAGTTCCAGTGGACTCCGGACGACATGGCTTCCGTCATGGTCGCCATCCAGGAAGGCAAGTCGCCGGAGGAAGCCGCCAAGGAATGGGTGGAAACCAACGGCGGCAAAGTCGACGCCTGGATTCAGGGTATCGAACAATAA
- a CDS encoding DUF6953 family protein: MEATEQEVAEWMVREIRFRGMLHQSEAIEYVKAHFGERFVFVNENGNASLSKEVKKAFRKLHRGRIAWDRDGFFWGWT; this comes from the coding sequence ATGGAGGCAACCGAGCAGGAAGTGGCGGAATGGATGGTCCGGGAAATCCGGTTCCGGGGCATGCTGCATCAAAGCGAGGCGATCGAATACGTGAAAGCCCATTTCGGGGAACGCTTCGTCTTCGTAAACGAGAACGGAAACGCTTCGCTGTCGAAGGAAGTGAAAAAGGCGTTTCGCAAGCTCCACCGGGGCAGGATCGCCTGGGACCGCGACGGCTTTTTCTGGGGCTGGACCTGA
- a CDS encoding aromatic acid exporter family protein, producing the protein MKVNIGFRTIKTAVGVSVSVLIAQALKLEYYSASGILTLLCIQKSRKQSNKAVFSRLVACMLGMIASTALFEIIGYAPYSFLVLMLLFIPLCVKLRIQEGLASSSVIIMHVYMNRQIEASFFLNEVLVILIGLGVALLINWYMPSIDKQLNRMKAEADRLISVILSEFSVYLKNGYTLWDGKEMLQLSDLLDRALRMAQLEEENYRPGKKGGYRTYFHNKRKQYELLERMLPHVSQITAQVEQGLRIGQFMERLSEHMKRQGESGGDRHDNFYESLRGIREYHKGLPLPETREEFETRANLFAAANELERFIDTL; encoded by the coding sequence TTGAAAGTAAACATCGGATTCCGCACGATCAAGACGGCGGTCGGCGTAAGCGTATCGGTGCTGATCGCGCAAGCGCTCAAGCTCGAATATTACTCCGCTTCCGGGATATTGACGCTTTTGTGCATTCAAAAGTCGCGGAAGCAATCCAATAAGGCCGTTTTCAGCCGCCTGGTCGCCTGCATGCTGGGCATGATTGCGTCCACGGCGCTGTTCGAAATCATCGGCTATGCCCCGTATTCGTTTCTAGTGCTGATGCTTCTGTTTATTCCTCTGTGCGTCAAATTGCGCATTCAGGAGGGATTGGCGAGCAGCTCGGTCATCATTATGCACGTCTATATGAACCGGCAGATCGAAGCGTCGTTTTTCCTCAACGAGGTGCTCGTCATTCTGATCGGACTGGGCGTGGCGCTGCTCATCAATTGGTATATGCCGAGCATCGACAAGCAGCTGAACCGGATGAAGGCGGAAGCGGACCGGCTGATCTCCGTTATTTTGAGCGAGTTTTCCGTCTATTTGAAAAACGGCTACACGCTTTGGGACGGCAAGGAGATGCTGCAGCTGTCCGATTTGCTCGACCGGGCGCTGCGCATGGCGCAGCTGGAGGAAGAGAATTACCGTCCGGGCAAGAAGGGCGGCTATCGGACCTATTTTCACAACAAACGCAAACAATACGAACTGCTGGAGAGAATGCTCCCGCACGTATCGCAAATTACCGCCCAGGTGGAACAGGGGCTTCGCATCGGCCAGTTCATGGAGCGGCTCTCCGAACATATGAAGCGGCAGGGCGAATCGGGCGGCGACCGTCACGACAATTTTTACGAGTCTCTCCGGGGGATTCGGGAATACCACAAAGGCTTGCCCCTGCCCGAAACGAGAGAAGAGTTCGAAACCCGCGCCAACCTGTTCGCGGCGGCGAACGAGCTCGAACGGTTTATCGATACGCTATGA